A single region of the Equus przewalskii isolate Varuska chromosome 26, EquPr2, whole genome shotgun sequence genome encodes:
- the LOC103543678 gene encoding calicin-like, which translates to MKLIFTEKNYNSFVLQKLNKQRKRKEFWDMALTVDHHVFYAHRVVLAAVSSVVKNIISGNDVKTTDELFITIDPSYLSPATVDQLLDYFYSGKVVISEQNVEELLRGAQYFNIPHLQIHCSDYLIKSIRHANCLRYLLLAELFGLQEVSDLAYTGICDNFHYWASPEGSVQPEGFMCCPPVIFGRLLQDENLHVLNEDQALSALIDWVYFRKEEREKYFKKFFSYINLNAVSNKTLMFASNKLMGMKNSSAHTSLIESVLVERQQERPSSLLSYQRKGALLDSVVILGGQKAQGKFNNGVFAYVIQENLWLKLSEMPYRAAALSATSAGHYIYISGGTNEQITGLKTAWRYNINDNSWTKLPDLPLGLVFHTMVTCRGTVYSVGGSIAPRQYVSSIYRYDERKEAWCPAGKMSIPMDATAVVTKGDQSLYIVTGRCLVKGYVSRVGVVDCFDTNTEEVVQSITFPIEFSHRPLLSFNQDNILCVHSHQQSMEINLQKTKANKMSTLLPLLPNSCPLDVSHAICAIGDGRVFGCGGVTTATDVQKRDYTINPNAYLLDPKTGEWKTLAPPPEALDCPACCLAKLPCKILQRN; encoded by the coding sequence ATGAAATTGATATTCACTGAGAAAAACTACAACAGCTTCGTGCTGCAGAAACTGAACAAACAGAGGAAACGCAAAGAATTTTGGGATATGGCCCTGACTGTGGACCACCATGTCTTTTATGCACATCGTGTTGTGCTGGCTGCCGTCTCTTCAGTAGTGAAGAACATCATCTCTGGCAATGATGTGAAGACCACTGATGAGCTGTTTATCACCATTGACCCCAGCTACCTGAGTCCGGCCACGGTGGACCAGCTCCTGGACTACTTCTACAGCGGCAAGGTGGTGATCTCGGAGCAGAACGTGGAGGAGCTCCTTCGTGGGGCCCAGTATTTCAACATACCACACCTTCAAATCCACTGCAGTGACTACCTGATTAAGTCCATCCGCCATGCCAACTGCTTGCGCTACCTCCTCTTGGCTGAGTTGTTTGGGCTCCAAGAGGTATCGGACTTGGCCTACACTGGGATCTGCGACAACTTCCACTACTGGGCCAGTCCTGAGGGCTCCGTGCAGCCTGAGGGCTTCATGTGCTGTCCACCTGTCATCTTTGGCCGCCTGCTTCAAGATGAAAACTTGCATGTGCTCAATGAGGACCAGGCTCTCAGCGCACTTATAGATTGGGTGTACTTCCGGAAGGAGGAGCGGGAGAAGTATTTCAAGAAGTTCTTCTCTTACATCAATCTCAATGCCGTCTCCAACAAGACACTGATGTTTGCCAGCAACAAGTTGATGGGCATGAAGAACAGCTCAGCCCACACATCCCTGATTGAGAGTGTCCTTGTGGAACGACAGCAGGAGAGGCCATCCAGCCTGCTGAGCTACCAGCGGAAAGGGGCCCTGCTTGATTCGGTGGTCATCCTTGGTGGCCAAAAGGCCCAGGGCAAGTTTAACAATGGAGTGTTTGCCTACGTCATCCAGGAGAACCTGTGGTTGAAGCTCTCAGAGATGCCCTATCGAGCAGCAGCACTTAGTGCCACCTCTGCTGGTCACTACATCTACATCTCTGGTGGCACCAATGAGCAGATTACAGGGCTGAAGACGGCTTGGCGATATAACATAAATGACAATTCCTGGACCAAGTTGCCTGACCTGCCACTTGGTCTTGTCTTCCATACCATGGTGACCTGTAGGGGGACAGTGTACTCAGTGGGTGGGAGCATTGCCCCAAGGCAGTATGTCTCTAGCATCTATCGTTATGATGAGCGCAAGGAGGCCTGGTGCCCGGCAGGGAAGATGAGCATCCCTATGGATGCCACAGCTGTGGTTACCAAGGGTGACCAGAGCCTGTACATTGTCACTGGGCGGTGCTTGGTGAAGGGCTATGTCTCCCGAGTTGGGGTGGTGGACTGCTTTGACACCAATACTGAGGAGGTTGTCCAGAGTATCACCTTCCCCATTGAGTTCAGCCACCGGCCCCTGCTCTCTTTCAATCAGGACAACATCCTCTGTGTGCACAGCCACCAGCAGAGCATGGAAATCAACCTGCAGAAGACAAAGGCCAACAAGATGAGTACGTTACTGCCTCTCTTGCCCAACAGCTGCCCCCTGGATGTGTCCCATGCTATATGCGCCATTGGAGACGGCAGGGTGTTTGGATGTGGGGGTGTCACCACAGCCACTGATGTTCAGAAAAGGGACTACACCATCAATCCAAACGCCTACTTGCTGGACCCAAAGACAGGCGAGTGGAAGACCCTGGCCCCCCCACCAGAGGCACTGGACTGTCCCGCCTGCTGTCTAGCCAAGCTACCTTGCAAGATTCTTCAAAGGAATTAA